The following are encoded together in the Anaerostipes caccae L1-92 genome:
- a CDS encoding mannitol dehydrogenase has protein sequence MKQVMIVGAGRLGKGFFGETFDNAGWKIAFLDKDPRVVEELKRTGSYHVEVHRVDSIENRTVSGYEAYVCDENYSCMDAFLNTDVIMLPLYPKDFREAGHYLSKCFTEFYKKQPEKKLTAICVTNKNYLIPEIIESFKEKLPDDVKAWFDTNVAVRDSIIRRGTDAQTHYATEIVTMAVASLLIQTPVYNDFSDVEWLELNDQIETLKDLKVFAINGPHASTAFWGYLKGYKTIPDAEKDEEIAGIIYQAHKEILDMIMEEYDITKEELDHLENLPTPMGEIPDSIYRVAFDPIRKLSRGDRLTGAAQRCLKHGLPYEAIAKGMAAGFGYTEPEDENAVKLQEEIKELGIEETVHKYTKLEKDSPILRKVVEEYEALKDRGLIK, from the coding sequence ATGAAACAGGTTATGATTGTAGGAGCAGGACGCCTTGGAAAAGGATTTTTTGGAGAAACATTCGATAATGCCGGATGGAAAATCGCTTTTTTAGACAAGGATCCGAGGGTGGTCGAGGAACTAAAGAGGACAGGGAGTTATCACGTGGAAGTCCACAGGGTAGATTCTATTGAGAACCGGACTGTCTCAGGGTATGAGGCTTATGTCTGTGATGAAAATTATTCCTGCATGGATGCGTTTTTGAATACGGATGTTATTATGCTGCCGCTTTATCCAAAAGATTTTAGGGAAGCAGGACATTATTTATCTAAGTGTTTCACTGAGTTTTATAAAAAGCAGCCTGAGAAAAAGCTGACCGCTATCTGTGTGACAAACAAAAATTATCTGATCCCGGAAATTATAGAAAGTTTTAAGGAAAAACTCCCGGATGATGTGAAAGCGTGGTTTGATACGAATGTAGCAGTCAGAGATTCTATTATCCGGAGAGGAACAGATGCACAGACTCACTATGCCACTGAGATAGTGACGATGGCGGTTGCTTCGCTTCTGATTCAGACTCCTGTATATAATGATTTCAGCGATGTTGAATGGCTGGAACTGAATGACCAGATAGAAACTCTGAAGGATTTAAAAGTGTTTGCAATCAATGGACCTCATGCGTCAACTGCTTTCTGGGGTTATCTGAAAGGTTATAAAACGATACCGGATGCCGAAAAAGATGAGGAGATTGCCGGCATTATTTATCAGGCGCATAAAGAGATTCTCGATATGATCATGGAAGAATACGATATTACAAAAGAGGAGCTGGATCATTTGGAAAATCTTCCGACGCCGATGGGAGAGATTCCGGATTCCATCTACAGAGTAGCATTTGATCCGATAAGAAAACTTTCCAGAGGAGACAGGCTTACCGGAGCTGCACAGAGGTGCCTTAAACATGGTCTCCCTTATGAAGCGATTGCAAAAGGTATGGCAGCCGGCTTTGGATATACGGAGCCAGAGGATGAAAATGCGGTAAAGCTTCAGGAGGAAATCAAAGAATTGGGGATCGAAGAGACTGTGCATAAATATACGAAACTTGAAAAAGACAGCCCTATTCTGAGAAAAGTAGTGGAAGAATATGAAGCTCTGAAAGACAGAGGACTGATAAAATAA
- the hxlB gene encoding 6-phospho-3-hexuloisomerase encodes MTECKNMMAILGELTDNAKEVDNEQIEAVEKLITEAKRIFISGAGRSGFAARGFSNRLMHLGYTVYFVGEPTTPSIQAGDLLIVGSGSGNTASLVSNAKKAKSQGAKVATITMFPENTIGSMADAVITLPGVTKKCDNHEGAGTVQAAGSGFEQLSWITYDCMVMDLMRITSQSDDDLFARHANME; translated from the coding sequence ATGACAGAATGTAAAAATATGATGGCGATTCTCGGAGAATTAACCGACAACGCAAAAGAAGTAGATAATGAACAGATCGAGGCAGTGGAAAAACTGATCACAGAGGCAAAAAGAATCTTTATAAGCGGTGCGGGACGTTCCGGATTTGCTGCCAGAGGATTTTCTAATCGTCTGATGCATCTTGGGTATACCGTATACTTTGTTGGCGAGCCGACCACACCGTCGATTCAGGCAGGAGATCTGCTGATCGTCGGTTCCGGTTCCGGAAATACCGCGAGCCTTGTGTCTAATGCCAAAAAGGCAAAGAGCCAGGGAGCAAAGGTAGCGACCATTACAATGTTCCCTGAGAACACGATCGGATCTATGGCAGATGCGGTAATCACTCTTCCGGGAGTTACGAAGAAGTGTGACAATCATGAGGGTGCGGGAACTGTTCAGGCTGCCGGTTCCGGATTCGAGCAGTTAAGCTGGATTACATATGACTGTATGGTTATGGATCTGATGAGGATTACAAGTCAGTCAGATGACGATCTGTTTGCAAGACATGCAAATATGGAGTAA
- a CDS encoding PTS sugar transporter subunit IIA, with the protein MADKKSIFNEDNIRLNASFATKEEAIRAAGQILADNGYVKEEYIDDMLKREEVVSTYIGNHIAIPHGIVKSEERIMASGISFIQVPEGVDYEGKTANVIIGIAGKNNEHIEILGDIAVACSDLDNVEKLRNAKTKEEILNVFKDVVR; encoded by the coding sequence ATGGCAGATAAGAAGAGTATTTTTAACGAAGACAACATCAGATTGAACGCATCCTTTGCTACGAAGGAAGAGGCTATCCGGGCTGCGGGACAGATCCTTGCAGACAATGGTTACGTAAAAGAAGAATATATAGATGATATGCTGAAGAGGGAAGAAGTGGTCTCTACCTACATCGGCAATCACATTGCGATTCCGCACGGCATCGTAAAATCCGAAGAAAGGATTATGGCTTCAGGAATTTCCTTTATCCAGGTTCCTGAGGGCGTAGACTATGAAGGAAAAACTGCAAATGTCATCATTGGAATTGCAGGTAAGAACAATGAGCATATTGAGATTTTAGGAGATATCGCAGTGGCATGCTCAGATCTTGACAACGTAGAAAAACTTAGAAATGCAAAGACCAAAGAAGAAATACTGAATGTATTTAAAGATGTGGTCCGCTAA
- a CDS encoding mannitol-1-phosphate 5-dehydrogenase, which translates to MKAVHFGAGKIGRGFIADLLHDTGYEIVFVDVNEKVNEELNKYHNYYLYVIEEDYRRKEIDKVSALSPITEEDKVVEAIVEADVVTTAVLADNFPKIAGTLAKGLKARLEAGKERVNVIPCENALFNGDLLLKELVKTEIASEDDFLKAAAFPNTAVDRMVFGTDKDGRDGIDIGKDHELAVEVNKLVDPEKLPIAGAEYTDNLQKFLERKLYTINCGHAWSGYIGKLMGYEIIQDYFAVPENIEMTREVMREVAALMVAKHGFTEKEMEDYITFALNRFCTPGIKDTITRISRAPIRKLAPNDRLVGPAVQCEERGLKNTLLLRGIAATFLFDVKEDEQSVEMMQYVADNGIEDAVTHFTGIEAGTRMFDEIVKDYNELKEGK; encoded by the coding sequence ATGAAAGCAGTACACTTTGGGGCTGGCAAGATCGGCCGCGGGTTCATCGCAGACTTGCTGCATGATACAGGATATGAAATCGTATTCGTGGACGTAAATGAGAAAGTCAACGAGGAACTGAACAAATACCATAACTACTACTTATACGTGATCGAGGAGGATTACAGGAGAAAAGAAATCGACAAGGTTTCCGCTCTCTCTCCGATCACAGAAGAAGACAAAGTCGTGGAGGCAATCGTGGAAGCAGACGTAGTCACTACGGCAGTGCTGGCAGACAATTTCCCTAAAATTGCAGGTACTCTCGCAAAAGGGCTGAAAGCCAGATTGGAAGCAGGCAAAGAAAGAGTCAATGTAATTCCTTGTGAGAACGCATTGTTCAACGGAGATCTGCTCTTAAAGGAACTTGTCAAAACTGAAATTGCTTCTGAGGATGACTTCCTAAAAGCAGCGGCATTCCCGAATACGGCAGTAGACCGTATGGTATTCGGTACCGACAAAGACGGCAGAGACGGAATTGACATCGGAAAAGATCACGAGCTGGCAGTGGAAGTGAATAAGCTGGTAGACCCAGAGAAACTTCCGATTGCCGGAGCAGAATATACCGATAATCTTCAGAAGTTCCTGGAGAGAAAACTTTATACAATCAACTGCGGACACGCATGGTCCGGTTATATCGGAAAATTGATGGGATATGAGATCATCCAGGATTACTTCGCGGTGCCGGAAAACATTGAAATGACAAGAGAAGTCATGAGAGAAGTTGCGGCTCTGATGGTTGCAAAACACGGATTTACCGAGAAGGAAATGGAAGACTACATTACGTTTGCATTAAACCGTTTTTGTACTCCTGGTATCAAAGACACGATCACACGTATCTCCAGGGCGCCGATCAGAAAGCTTGCACCGAATGACCGTCTGGTAGGACCGGCTGTACAATGTGAGGAGAGGGGACTCAAAAATACACTTCTCCTGAGAGGTATTGCAGCGACATTCCTGTTCGACGTCAAAGAGGATGAGCAGTCTGTTGAGATGATGCAGTATGTGGCTGACAACGGCATTGAAGATGCAGTGACTCATTTTACAGGTATTGAAGCGGGAACCAGGATGTTTGATGAGATCGTCAAAGATTACAACGAATTAAAGGAAGGAAAATAA
- the hxlA gene encoding 3-hexulose-6-phosphate synthase gives MKLQLALDEMNLVDALRFADKVAEHVDIIEVGTPFVMDEGMRGVREFHRFFPDKEILADLKIMDGGYLEASYAYEAGAAYATILGVSDNLTIEGALKAARDYDRKLVVDMICVEDLPTRIAKMEEIGVDILAVHTGADQQAAGREPIQDLQVMTEHAKKAQIAVAGGINSKTIDKYVALKPEIIIVGSAIGHAEDPVAEAKAIKDAML, from the coding sequence ATGAAATTACAGTTAGCTTTAGATGAAATGAACCTTGTAGATGCACTGCGTTTCGCTGACAAGGTTGCGGAGCATGTCGATATTATCGAAGTGGGAACTCCTTTCGTTATGGACGAAGGAATGAGGGGTGTGCGTGAATTCCACCGTTTCTTCCCGGACAAAGAGATCCTGGCCGATTTAAAGATCATGGACGGCGGATATCTGGAAGCAAGCTATGCCTATGAGGCAGGTGCTGCTTATGCTACAATCCTGGGTGTTTCTGATAACCTGACCATTGAAGGCGCTTTAAAAGCGGCAAGAGACTATGACAGAAAACTCGTTGTGGATATGATCTGTGTGGAAGATCTTCCGACTAGAATTGCAAAGATGGAAGAAATCGGAGTTGACATCCTGGCAGTTCATACAGGGGCTGACCAGCAGGCAGCAGGCAGAGAGCCGATCCAGGATCTTCAGGTTATGACAGAACATGCAAAGAAGGCTCAGATCGCTGTGGCCGGAGGTATTAACAGTAAGACCATCGATAAATATGTTGCCTTAAAACCGGAGATTATTATTGTAGGATCTGCGATCGGACATGCAGAAGATCCGGTTGCGGAAGCAAAAGCGATCAAAGACGCGATGCTTTAA